DNA from Streptomyces rishiriensis:
CGGTCACGCCGTTGCGGACCCGGCGGGACACGGCCCGGTACGTCGTCGCGCTGCTCGAGACCTGTGCGTACCACGCGCGGGCCCTGGCGGCCACGGCGGAGCTGCTGCCGACACAGCGGTCGATCGTGGCGGACCCGGCGCTGCGCCGGGCCGGGCAGCGCATCCGGCACAACATCGGGGCGATCGCCGCGCGCGTGGCGGGCGGGCGGAGCACCGCCGAGGTGCTGACCGGGCCGAGCATCGCCTCGCTGCTGACGCCCGACGGGCCGGGAACGCCACGCTACGGCCGGGTGACCGACCCGCGTCCTGCGGCACTTGCAGCGCCTGGACGAAGCGGTGGTCGGCCTGGCCCGGCCGCTCGCGGTACCGGTGGCTCCGCCGCCGAAGTGACGACGGGTTCCGTCCACGGTCAGAAGTCCGTGGACATGTCACTCGCGGCGGCGATGCCCCGCAGCTCCTCGGTGTCCTGGTGCCGCTGGCGGATGCAGCCGGCGATCTCGGCGAGGCGGGTGGGGTCGGACGCGGTGCCCGCGTCGGTGACCACCCGGACCGGGCCGCTTCCGTCGACGTCTATCTCCACCAGCTGGTTGTCCAGCCGGCCGGTGACGGCGGTGGCGATGACCAGGGCGGCCTCGTCGCGGATCTCCTGAGGCAGTTGCTGGGTGTCCTGCGGGTCGAGGGCGAAGTCGAGACTCTCGGGTGGCTGTTCCTCGAGGGCGCGCAGCGCGGGTGCGACGACCTTCAGCAGCAGCTGGTAGTCCTCGCTGTCCATGCGGACGCGCAGAAGGTCGAGGTACATGTCCACGGGCCGTCCGTCGCGCGGGAACTCTGATTCGTTCATCTGGTCCGTGTTCCCACGCATCCGGACGTCAGACCTTGCGCCAGCGGGCCATGGCGAACGAGAACAGTCCGAAGAGGACGAGTCCGGCCGCGACGCAGGCCAGGAGGCCCGGACCGACGGGCGTGCCGGCGAAGGAGCGCAGGGTGTCGTCGAGCCCCTTGGCCTCGTCCGGCTGGTACTCGACGGCGGCCCGTACGGCGAAGGCTCCCGCGGCGGCGAACACCACACCTCGGGCGGCGCCGCCGCCCACACCGGTGATGTCCACCAGCCGCCGCATGCGCGGGGACATCTCCCCCAGCCGGAGGTGCTTGCGGTAGGAACGCATGACGGCGCGGGCGCCGATCCACACGCCCGCGACGATGATCCCGGCGCCTCCCGCGCCGACTATCCACTGGCCCGCGGGCAGCTCGAGCGCCCGGGCGGTGACGTCCCGGGACTGTTCGTCGCCGGAACCGCCGCCGCTGCCGGAGCCGGCGGCGAAGGCCAGCACGGAGTAGGCGACGAAGGAGTAGAAGGCGCACCGCCCGAGGGCGAGCAGCCGCTTCTTGGCGCTGCACCCGTCGGCGCCGGCGCCGCCGAAGAC
Protein-coding regions in this window:
- a CDS encoding DUF1206 domain-containing protein; translated protein: MDTSALARNGRIEVERAARGSVTKGAAKAGLAARGVIYLLVGLLALQIAFGDGRQQADRQGALEEISHKPFGAVLLWALGIGLVGMALWRLSEVVFGGAGADGCSAKKRLLALGRCAFYSFVAYSVLAFAAGSGSGGGSGDEQSRDVTARALELPAGQWIVGAGGAGIIVAGVWIGARAVMRSYRKHLRLGEMSPRMRRLVDITGVGGGAARGVVFAAAGAFAVRAAVEYQPDEAKGLDDTLRSFAGTPVGPGLLACVAAGLVLFGLFSFAMARWRKV